The Magnolia sinica isolate HGM2019 chromosome 9, MsV1, whole genome shotgun sequence genome contains a region encoding:
- the LOC131255484 gene encoding protein NRT1/ PTR FAMILY 5.8-like, whose amino-acid sequence MDGGTGSTRLSKSCVLIIVVASIERFSYKGVASNLVTYLTDVVKMSTSSAAKSVNTWCGVTSMLPLAGAFLADSYWDRYSTILVSSLLYVVGLLALTSRALLWANTSSASSSSSSASLFCSLYLISLGQGGYNPCLQAFGADQLENVEDDELPCNNVKESTNKKTSFFQWWYFGICSGSLLGVSFMSYIQDTYGWGWGFAIPTIAMGASIVFFSCGSRSYVHKQSKIVEKPFDAIVHSIKEAVRKLLGGRISLLPRDSDGFELELQEKKALQVKIDGSKSSDMNPSSCELPFDGARAILRLLPIWAMLLTFAVIFQQPSTFFTKQGMTMKRNIGEDFMIPPATLQSAITISIILLMPLYDKIIIPIIRIFTRDDKGCNVLQRIGIGMFLSIIAMIIAAVVESKRLRISRKPDLLLSRTSTVPLSIFWLLPQYILLGISDVFTVVGMQEFFYTQVPNRMRTIGIALYLSVFGVGSFLSALLISVIELITSSSRQKHSWFSDDMREAHLDNYYWLLALLGTLSLFLFVNLSKHYNACKDSPNESGK is encoded by the exons atggatggAGGAACAGGTTCAACAAGGCTAAGCAAGTCATGTGTTCTCATCATAG TGGTGGCAAGCATAGAGAGGTTCTCGTACAAGGGAGTAGCATCTAATCTGGTGACCTATCTGACGGATGTTGTGAAGATGAGCACTTCTTCGGCCGCCAAGAGTGTGAACACTTGGTGTGGAGTCACGTCGATGCTTCCTCTAGCTGGAGCATTTCTTGCCGACTCTTACTGGGATCGATATTCCACCATCTTGGTCTCCTCCCTGCTCTATGTGGTG GGGCTATTGGCATTGACCTCACGAGCACTTCTATGGGCCAACACCtcatcagcatcatcatcatcatcatcagcatccCTCTTTTGTTCTCTATATCTGATTTCATTAGGACAAGGAGGATACAATCCATGCTTACAAGCCTTTGGAGCAGATCAGCTAGAGAATGTGGAGGATGATGAGTTGCCATGCAACAACGTGAAGGAAAGTACAAACAAGAAGACTTCGTTTTTTCAGTGGTGGTACTTTGGTATATGCAGTGGAAGCCTCTTGGGTGTTTCTTTTATGTCGTATATACAAGATACGTATGGATGGGGATGGGGATTCGCTATCCCTACCATTGCAATGGGAGCATCTATCGTTTTTTTCTCATGTGGTAGTCGTTCCTATGTACACAAGCAATCCAAGATTGTAGAGAAGCCGTTTGACGCGATCGTTCATTCCATCAAGGAAGCTGTAAGGAAATTGCTGGGAGGTAGGATTAGCTTATTGCCAAGAGACTCTGATGGCTTCGAGCTGga GCTTCAAGAGAAGAAGGCGCTTCAAGTCAAGATTGACGGATCGAAATCCTCAGATATGAACCCAAGCAGTTGTGAGTTACCATTTGATGGTGCAAGAGCCATACTGAGGCTATTGCCTATATGGGCGATGCTTCTGACATTTGCTGTGATATTCCAACAACCATCTACTTTCTTCACAAAACAAGGAATGACAATGAAAAGAAACATCGGCGAAGACTTCATGATTCCTCCGGCGACACTTCAGAGTGCGATAACCATCTCCATTATACTCCTAATGCCTTTATACGACAAGATAATAATTCCAATTATACGGATATTCACTCGAGATGATAAAGGATGCAATGTGCTGCAAAGGATAGGGATAGGAATGTTTCTATCAATCATTGCTATGATCATCGCTGCGGTTGTCGAATCTAAGAGACTCAGGATCAGTCGAAAGCCTGATCTTCTACTTTCAAGAACTTCAACAGTTCCGCTGAGCATCTTCTGGTTACTACCACAGTACATCCTCTTGGGGATCTCTGATGTTTTCACAGTTGTCGGAATGCAAGAATTCTTCTACACCCAAGTGCCGAATAGGATGAGAACCATCGGTATCGCTCTCTACCTTAGTGTTTTTGGTGTTGGCAGCTTTCTTAGTGCTCTCCTAATCTCAGTCATTGAATTAATCACCAGCTCCAGTAGACAGAAACATAGCTGGTTTTCAGACGACATGAGAGAAGCTCATCTGGACAACTACTACTGGCTTTTAGCTCTGTTGGGCACCTTGAGCTTGTTCCTGTTTGTAAATTTGTCTAAACATTACAATGCTTGTAAGGATTCTCCAAATGAAAGTGGCAAGTAA